CGGCCGCAGAAGCCCTGCACCGTAGCGCCCGGAAAATATCAGGCCATGAAGACGCACGTTCGCCATTTCGTGAGCTCATGGCATGTCGGAAAAAGATGCTCCACACATCTACATAGAAGTCGGTGTAGTCACCCACCACGCAAGGCTGGCCCAGCACCACGGCAGACCGTGGCAGCAGTGCCGACGCCCATGCCGGCTACCGGGTACCGGGTACTGCCCGCGCGCAAGCCTTCGGAGGTAGGCATGTGATGGAGCGGTCGATCTTCGTGGTGCTCACTCCTTGGCGGTTTCGAGCACGCCGCGGTTGATCTGGTCGCGTTCCATGGACTCGAACAGCGCCTTGAAATTGCCCTCGCCGAAGCCTTCGCGGTAGTTGCCCTTGCGCTCGATGAACTCGAAGAACACGGGGCCCAACAGCGGCTCGGAGAAGATCTGCAACAGCAGGCGTGGCTGGCCGCCTTCGGTGGTGCCATCCAGCAAGATGCCACGCGACTGCAGCTCGCCCACGGGCTGGCCGTGGCCGGGTAGGCGCTTGGCGAGGTTCTCGTAATAGATGTCGTTGGGCGCAGTCAGCAGCGGAATGCCGGCCATCTGCAGGCTGTCGATGGCCGTGGGCAGGTCTTCGCACAACAGCGCGATGTGCTGTATGCCCTCGCCGTTGAACTTCATCAGGAATTCCTCGATCTGGCCACCGCCCTGCTTGGCTTCTTCGTTCAGAGGAATGCGGATCAGGCCGTCAGGCGCAGTCATGGCCTTGGAGGTCAGGCCCGTGTACTCGCCCTGGATGTCAAAGTAGCGGATCTCCTGGAAGTTGAACAGCTTGTTGTAGAAGTCGGCCCAGTAGGCCATGCGGCCGCGATAGACGTTATGTGTGAGGTGATCGACGACCTGGAAACCGTGGCCCTTGGGATTGCGGTCCACACCGGGCAGAAACTCGAAGTCGATGTCGTAGATGGACTTGCCGTCTTCGTAGCGGTCGATCAGGTACAGCGGCGCACCACCGATGCCCTTGATGGCTGGCAGGCGCAGTTCCATGGGGCCGGTGGGAATGTCCACGGGCTGGGCGCCCAGTTCCAGCGCGCGCTTGTAGGCCTTGTGCGCATCCTTGACGCGGAAGGCCAGGCCGCAGGCACTGGGACCGTGCTCGGCCGTGAAATAGGCTGCCTGACTCTTGGGCTCGCGGTTGATGATGAAATTGATGCCGCCCTGGCGATACAGCACCACGTCCTTGGAGCGATGCTTGGCCACCAGCGTGAAGCCCAGCTTCTCGAACAGCGGCTCCAGCACGCCGTCTGCAGGCGAGGCGAACTCGACGAACTCAAAGCCGCACAGGCCCATGGGGTTTTCGAACAAATCGGTCATGAGGTGGTTTCCTGAAAAAATGAAATTGATGATGGCGCGATCAGTCGGTTTTATCCAGTGCCTGGACTTCGATCTCAACGCCAACGCCAAAAACCAGCTGGGCCTGCACCAGGCTGCGCACCGGGTAACGGCCTTCCTTGAAATAGCTGGCATAGACCTTGTTGAAAGCATCGAAATGAGCCAGGTCGCTGAGCCAGATATTGGCCTTCACCACGTCGTCCAGAGAGCTGCCCACTGCCTCCAGCCGCGCCGCGATGGCCTTGAGCACGGCATGCGTCTGCTCTTCGATGGGGCCGGTGAGCGGGCGCTTGTCCTCGCCGAAGGGGATCTGCCCCGACAGCATCAGAAGGCCGCCTGCGCGGACTGCGGAAGAGAAGGGCATGCCGCCGGGCGCGGGATAAAAGGTTGCAGTGGAGTTCATCGCAGTGCTCTCAAGGTTCAGGTGGTTACAACAGGCTGACGCAAAGTCTGCGCAAGCCCACATTCACACGACTTACGAAAATCAGGTTCGGACAAGAGCTTTTTCCTCAAAAAAACAGTCCTGGCGCCTCCTTGTTTGCGTAAGTCCTCTTTCAATCAAACCGCAGTCTGCACCAGCCGAGCGGGCTGGCGAAAAACCATGCGGTACATGGCATAGACCGCCAGTACCCACACCGGAATGGCATAGGCAGAGGCACGTACTCCGGGAGTGAGCAGCATCACGACCACCACCAGCACCATGGCCGCCAGACAGATGTAGTTGGTCAGCGGGAACAGCGGTGCCTTGAAGCTGCGCGGCGTGTTCTTGGCATCATGTAGCTTGCGGTAGTTCAGGTGCGAAATGATGATGATGGTCCAGATGATCACCAGCGCAGCCGTGATCAACGAGATCAGCAGCTCGATCACGCCGGCAGGCGCCACATAGTTCAGCACCACGCAGAAGGCAGTGACGATGCCGGGGTAGACGATGGCCTTCACGGGCACGCCGCGCTTGTTGACTTCGGCCAGCGACTTGGGGGCGTTGCCTTCCTGGGCCATGCCGTACAGCAGACGGCTGGAGCTGTAGACCATGCTGTTGTAGACCGACAACGTGGCCGTGAGGATCACGAAATTCAGCATATGCGCGGCCAGGTGTTCGCCCATTCCCGAGAACACCAGCACAAAGGGGCTGCTGCTGTAGGTACCGCCACCGGCCTTGAGCTGAGCCACTAGATCGGTCCAGGGCGTCAGCGACAGCAGCACGGCCATCGAGCCCACATAGAACAGCAGCACACGCACCATGAGCTGATTGATCGCCTTTGGGATGACCTTGCGCGGCTCTTCGGTTTCTGCGGCGGCAAAGCCCAGCATTTCCACGCCACCGAAAGCGAACATGATGAAGGCAAAGGCCATGAACAGACCCTTGAAGCCGTTCGGCAGGAAGCCACCATGCGTCCACAGGTTGCTGATCGTCTGCGTGGGGTTGTGCGTGGTGGACAGCAGGTAGATGCCCGTGGCGATCATCGCCACCACGGCCACGATCTTGATCAGCGCGAACCAGAACTCAAACTCGCCATAGGCCTTGACGTTGATGAAGTTCACGCCGTTGATAAGCACAAAGCAAACGGCGGCCGTCACCCAGACCGGGATATCGG
This region of Comamonas thiooxydans genomic DNA includes:
- the hppD gene encoding 4-hydroxyphenylpyruvate dioxygenase, with the protein product MTDLFENPMGLCGFEFVEFASPADGVLEPLFEKLGFTLVAKHRSKDVVLYRQGGINFIINREPKSQAAYFTAEHGPSACGLAFRVKDAHKAYKRALELGAQPVDIPTGPMELRLPAIKGIGGAPLYLIDRYEDGKSIYDIDFEFLPGVDRNPKGHGFQVVDHLTHNVYRGRMAYWADFYNKLFNFQEIRYFDIQGEYTGLTSKAMTAPDGLIRIPLNEEAKQGGGQIEEFLMKFNGEGIQHIALLCEDLPTAIDSLQMAGIPLLTAPNDIYYENLAKRLPGHGQPVGELQSRGILLDGTTEGGQPRLLLQIFSEPLLGPVFFEFIERKGNYREGFGEGNFKALFESMERDQINRGVLETAKE
- a CDS encoding amino acid permease, whose amino-acid sequence is MHTPSPNGHLERKLKNRHIQLIALGGTIGTGLFLGSAGIIELAGPGVLLGYTIGGLLIFFIMRFLGEMLVEEPSAGSFSYFANRYVGRFAGFLSGWNCVALYVLVGMLELTAVGKFIQFWWPDIPVWVTAAVCFVLINGVNFINVKAYGEFEFWFALIKIVAVVAMIATGIYLLSTTHNPTQTISNLWTHGGFLPNGFKGLFMAFAFIMFAFGGVEMLGFAAAETEEPRKVIPKAINQLMVRVLLFYVGSMAVLLSLTPWTDLVAQLKAGGGTYSSSPFVLVFSGMGEHLAAHMLNFVILTATLSVYNSMVYSSSRLLYGMAQEGNAPKSLAEVNKRGVPVKAIVYPGIVTAFCVVLNYVAPAGVIELLISLITAALVIIWTIIIISHLNYRKLHDAKNTPRSFKAPLFPLTNYICLAAMVLVVVVMLLTPGVRASAYAIPVWVLAVYAMYRMVFRQPARLVQTAV
- a CDS encoding RidA family protein produces the protein MNSTATFYPAPGGMPFSSAVRAGGLLMLSGQIPFGEDKRPLTGPIEEQTHAVLKAIAARLEAVGSSLDDVVKANIWLSDLAHFDAFNKVYASYFKEGRYPVRSLVQAQLVFGVGVEIEVQALDKTD